One Methanolobus sp. WCC4 DNA segment encodes these proteins:
- a CDS encoding methionine synthase, whose amino-acid sequence MAEIIFDDIGSFPLPEGTSKEWMTGKFSEKKSDADLFRVINDAFMKKVEAGVEVPTYPQYQDMNEQFLSIIRDPNCTEEPFKVKTSDARIIELDAIETVAKAYREEHGKKLDVRVCVTGPLELYLKEFGGTEYVDILNLLGESVDRFVKNSLSSAKDFNIRTVSIDEPSIGINPQVMFSDNDLIKSMDIACSSARKAGCDVEIHLHSPLHYKIACQTENISVIGVESAATPSYLDLIDKKELEDSDSYMRVGIARTDIFNLVAVLNEKYNTNVWKDTRYFPEIINEMETPETIEKRLSKAYSMFGESIKYAGPDCGLGSWPTQEIAAQLLSNVAEGMEGFRRLQ is encoded by the coding sequence ATGGCAGAGATCATCTTTGACGATATTGGCAGTTTTCCTCTTCCGGAAGGCACATCTAAGGAATGGATGACCGGAAAGTTCTCTGAGAAGAAAAGCGATGCAGACCTGTTCAGGGTCATTAACGATGCTTTCATGAAGAAAGTTGAGGCAGGTGTGGAAGTACCGACATATCCCCAGTACCAGGATATGAACGAGCAGTTCCTTTCCATCATCAGGGACCCTAACTGCACCGAGGAACCGTTCAAAGTGAAGACATCCGATGCCCGTATCATCGAACTCGATGCCATAGAGACGGTTGCAAAGGCCTACAGGGAAGAACACGGTAAAAAGCTGGATGTCCGTGTCTGTGTCACCGGTCCTCTTGAACTCTATCTCAAGGAATTCGGTGGGACAGAGTATGTCGATATACTGAACCTGCTGGGTGAGAGTGTGGACCGCTTCGTGAAGAACTCACTTTCCAGTGCAAAGGACTTCAACATAAGGACAGTATCGATCGATGAGCCAAGTATCGGTATCAATCCCCAGGTAATGTTCTCTGACAACGACCTTATCAAGTCAATGGACATCGCATGCAGCTCTGCCAGAAAAGCCGGTTGCGATGTGGAGATCCACCTCCATTCACCACTGCATTACAAGATCGCCTGTCAGACCGAGAATATCAGTGTTATCGGTGTCGAATCCGCAGCAACTCCATCCTATCTTGACCTTATAGACAAAAAGGAACTCGAGGACAGTGACTCCTACATGCGTGTTGGTATCGCAAGGACGGATATCTTCAACCTCGTTGCAGTTCTCAATGAAAAGTATAACACCAATGTCTGGAAGGACACCCGGTATTTCCCTGAGATCATCAATGAGATGGAAACCCCTGAAACAATAGAAAAGAGACTTTCAAAGGCCTACTCCATGTTCGGTGAGAGCATAAAATATGCAGGTCCTGACTGTGGACTGGGTTCCTGGCCTACGCAGGAGATCGCTGCTCAGTTATTGAGTAATGTTGCTGAGGGTATGGAAGGGTTCAGGAGATTGCAATAA
- a CDS encoding VOC family protein, translated as MEPRIDLITIWTDDIAPMTRFYSEVLGFRVGTDLGNYVEFESENVRFAICRREVMYGYSEDYKRKTTGQAFELAFPCRDAEDVDRSYRDIISKGGIPVQEPENMEWEQRTALFSDPDGNIHEIFADLK; from the coding sequence ATGGAACCAAGGATCGATCTCATAACAATATGGACCGATGACATAGCTCCTATGACCAGATTCTATTCTGAAGTACTTGGATTCAGGGTAGGAACTGACCTTGGAAACTATGTCGAGTTTGAAAGTGAGAATGTCAGGTTTGCCATCTGTCGCAGGGAGGTCATGTATGGCTATAGCGAGGATTACAAGCGAAAGACTACAGGACAGGCATTCGAGCTTGCATTCCCATGCAGGGATGCTGAGGATGTGGACCGGTCTTACAGGGACATCATATCAAAAGGAGGGATCCCGGTTCAGGAGCCGGAGAACATGGAGTGGGAACAAAGAACAGCGCTGTTCTCGGACCCGGATGGGAATATCCATGAGATATTCGCCGATCTGAAATGA
- a CDS encoding sodium:solute symporter family protein, protein MESYQIFLILMAVYLLGLIGIGLYFTKRQKSVTDFWLAGRKISAVGIGFSAASSWMTAGGILAVIGLYMLLGMGSIWSFVAPNILALLLIALFVGKIKHLPAITQPELLEQRFSSAIRGPVAIIIAIVMALFAVADIKGFSLVLSIFFGLEPIYAAAIVALAISVYVTLGGFSAVIWTDMIQFIMLATFSLIIAFVVVTAATSGSADAPAMTTSDLFGDVPAGWWNPFIVGIPAVLIAIFAIIPGWITEQDPWQRIWAAKDEKSARLGMVLGSFLIFLIFGVACTAIAISLNHIYPSIPASFADIGMGAMAEAEPALLVYIVQSLSPIAVGLCAVGLAAAAMSSADTFATSGGSCISRDIYQRYIKPDATMKQMMTINRISVLIIVALATVLSFYINSIIDVIHIATFIASASYFFPLMGGLYWKRATKEGALAGLIVGAVVQIGLTAVDVMNTPPFAPAYLDGIHPILSNHGVIVGMLASGIAFFGVSLATKPSSTVNLAPFFPAEAEKLEKEAMVVDESDPEYKKLLDVIDKEITGDRAIVKLNLEASATINWDRFINELKTIHPSWVTPAGKDSVYRLTKADMLACVSLTRGDSEKELWFAAEPMAKDLDLSVKEFLIAFKQVAESLSNVGLLLTLPSGEN, encoded by the coding sequence ATGGAAAGTTATCAGATATTCCTTATATTGATGGCAGTCTACTTATTAGGACTGATAGGTATAGGGCTCTATTTCACAAAACGTCAGAAGTCTGTGACGGATTTCTGGCTTGCAGGTCGTAAGATAAGTGCCGTAGGAATTGGTTTCTCGGCAGCATCATCATGGATGACAGCCGGAGGTATCCTGGCAGTCATAGGTCTCTATATGTTGCTTGGAATGGGTTCCATATGGAGCTTTGTAGCACCTAACATCCTTGCATTGCTTCTTATCGCCCTTTTCGTTGGTAAGATAAAGCATCTGCCAGCGATCACACAGCCGGAACTCCTGGAACAGAGGTTCAGCAGTGCTATCCGTGGTCCTGTAGCGATCATCATTGCAATAGTAATGGCCCTTTTCGCAGTTGCTGATATCAAGGGTTTCTCACTTGTACTCAGTATATTCTTCGGTCTTGAACCGATCTACGCAGCAGCCATCGTGGCACTTGCGATCTCAGTATATGTGACACTCGGAGGTTTCTCCGCGGTCATCTGGACCGATATGATACAGTTCATCATGCTGGCAACTTTCTCGCTCATAATAGCCTTTGTAGTTGTAACCGCAGCAACATCAGGTTCTGCAGATGCTCCTGCTATGACCACATCCGACCTCTTCGGTGATGTTCCTGCAGGCTGGTGGAACCCGTTCATTGTGGGTATCCCTGCGGTCCTGATAGCTATATTCGCCATCATCCCTGGATGGATAACTGAGCAGGACCCATGGCAGAGAATCTGGGCAGCAAAGGATGAGAAGTCAGCAAGGCTTGGTATGGTCCTTGGTTCCTTCCTTATCTTCCTGATATTCGGTGTGGCATGTACCGCTATCGCGATCAGTCTGAATCACATCTATCCATCCATCCCTGCTTCCTTTGCTGATATAGGAATGGGTGCAATGGCAGAGGCAGAACCGGCACTTCTCGTTTATATCGTTCAGAGCCTTTCACCAATAGCTGTCGGTCTCTGTGCTGTCGGTCTTGCAGCAGCTGCAATGTCCTCTGCTGACACTTTCGCAACTTCAGGTGGTTCCTGTATCTCACGTGACATCTACCAGAGATACATAAAACCTGATGCAACAATGAAGCAGATGATGACGATTAACAGGATCAGTGTCCTGATCATCGTTGCACTGGCAACTGTGCTCTCTTTCTACATCAACAGTATCATTGACGTAATTCACATCGCGACCTTCATTGCAAGTGCATCCTACTTCTTCCCTCTCATGGGAGGTCTGTACTGGAAGCGTGCAACAAAGGAAGGTGCTCTTGCAGGACTTATCGTCGGTGCTGTCGTGCAGATCGGTCTGACAGCTGTGGATGTTATGAACACCCCGCCTTTTGCACCTGCTTACCTTGATGGTATTCATCCTATACTCTCCAACCACGGTGTAATTGTGGGAATGCTTGCAAGCGGAATAGCCTTCTTCGGTGTATCACTGGCAACGAAGCCATCCAGTACTGTGAACCTTGCTCCGTTCTTCCCTGCTGAGGCAGAGAAGCTGGAGAAAGAGGCCATGGTCGTTGATGAGTCCGACCCTGAGTACAAGAAGCTCCTTGATGTCATCGATAAAGAGATCACCGGAGATCGTGCAATTGTCAAGCTCAATCTGGAGGCATCTGCAACTATCAACTGGGACAGGTTCATAAATGAGCTCAAGACCATCCATCCATCATGGGTGACCCCGGCCGGAAAGGACTCCGTTTACAGACTGACAAAAGCAGATATGCTTGCCTGTGTCTCCCTAACCCGTGGTGACAGTGAGAAGGAACTCTGGTTCGCAGCAGAACCAATGGCAAAGGACCTTGACCTGAGCGTCAAGGAATTCCTGATCGCTTTCAAGCAGGTTGCAGAGTCCCTCAGTAATGTGGGATTGCTGCTGACACTGCCATCAGGCGAGAACTGA
- a CDS encoding S8 family serine peptidase produces MDRYLKTIFTILAVSMMVVGTMAPAMAVSSKAYSFEDNLEVALPNVAYELPYVPGEILVKFNTGVSEAKMNAMNSKNGATVIATSSYTNLKKIKIPKTKSVEEMVNVYKKNSDVEYASANYVMYAAMLPNDPLYNYQWNFNNSTTGINVEPAWDLSDGSGVIVAVLDTGVLYSDIYDSNVFYDLEDTTFVQGHDYINNDDDPADDNGHGTHVTGTIAQSTNNNKGVAGIAYNCSIMPIKILDKRGSGDIYQLIEGIKYATTEGADIITMSLGFPPTFDSESGAGIELKNAIDDAYAAGITITAAAGNGATGTVNYPAAYVNCIAVGATSYDGDLAYYSNWGTAIDVVAPGGDMKENLFIPSDTYYDGILQSTFERNPRYLNYYFFQGTSMATPHVAGVAALVISHYEKENGVKPSPAQVREAIEYTASNGPDGWNSVYGYGLIDAEAALNYKSSSTTPTNTPPDADAGGTYSGTVGNAVTFDGSGSYDSDGTIVSYSWDFGDGATESGVSPTHPYAATGTFTVTLTVEDNGGLTNQDTAIVTISEPSTDSTMYATVICPPASQVNRIMYEATAIVTIVNETGGPVEGAIVYGDFTIPSGILSVSGVTDGNGKVEISSGNYKASTDAVTFTVTDVTHSDYIYESDIAQ; encoded by the coding sequence TTGGATAGGTACTTAAAAACAATTTTCACAATACTAGCGGTCAGCATGATGGTCGTGGGAACAATGGCACCTGCCATGGCTGTCAGTTCCAAAGCGTATAGTTTTGAAGACAATCTTGAAGTTGCATTGCCCAATGTGGCCTATGAGCTACCATATGTACCAGGGGAGATATTGGTAAAGTTCAACACCGGCGTGTCTGAAGCCAAGATGAATGCCATGAACTCAAAGAATGGAGCAACTGTGATTGCTACAAGTTCTTACACTAATCTCAAGAAAATAAAGATTCCCAAGACGAAATCTGTGGAAGAGATGGTGAATGTCTATAAAAAGAATTCTGATGTTGAATATGCTTCAGCAAACTACGTGATGTATGCAGCAATGCTGCCAAATGACCCGCTATATAACTATCAGTGGAACTTCAACAATTCAACAACCGGAATCAATGTTGAACCTGCATGGGATTTATCAGATGGTTCGGGAGTCATCGTTGCTGTATTGGATACTGGAGTTCTTTATAGTGACATCTATGACTCAAATGTATTTTATGATCTTGAAGACACCACTTTTGTGCAGGGACATGACTATATAAACAATGATGATGACCCAGCAGATGACAATGGACATGGAACACATGTAACCGGAACCATAGCCCAGTCTACCAATAATAATAAAGGAGTGGCAGGAATTGCATATAATTGTTCTATCATGCCTATAAAAATCCTGGATAAAAGAGGAAGTGGAGATATTTATCAGTTGATAGAGGGTATAAAATATGCAACAACCGAGGGAGCAGATATTATCACTATGAGCCTTGGTTTTCCTCCAACATTCGATTCAGAGAGTGGTGCAGGTATTGAACTAAAAAACGCAATTGATGACGCATACGCTGCAGGTATTACTATAACAGCAGCTGCAGGGAATGGAGCAACAGGCACTGTTAATTATCCTGCTGCATATGTTAACTGTATTGCAGTTGGAGCAACAAGCTATGATGGTGATTTGGCCTACTACTCAAATTGGGGGACTGCAATTGATGTAGTAGCACCTGGAGGGGACATGAAAGAGAACCTATTTATCCCCAGTGATACCTACTACGATGGTATACTTCAGAGCACCTTTGAACGTAATCCTAGGTACCTTAATTACTATTTCTTCCAAGGAACTTCCATGGCAACACCACATGTTGCAGGTGTCGCAGCCCTGGTGATATCCCACTATGAGAAAGAAAATGGAGTAAAACCCTCACCTGCACAAGTAAGAGAAGCAATTGAATATACTGCAAGTAATGGACCTGATGGATGGAACAGCGTATATGGATATGGGCTTATTGATGCAGAGGCTGCATTGAACTATAAGAGTTCTTCAACTACTCCAACAAATACTCCACCAGATGCAGATGCAGGTGGTACATATTCCGGAACTGTAGGCAATGCAGTGACCTTTGATGGTTCGGGTTCATACGACTCTGATGGAACAATAGTCTCATATTCCTGGGACTTTGGTGACGGAGCAACCGAATCAGGAGTGAGTCCAACTCATCCCTATGCAGCTACAGGGACTTTCACAGTGACACTGACGGTGGAAGATAATGGAGGTCTTACAAATCAGGACACAGCAATAGTAACTATATCAGAACCATCCACAGACTCAACTATGTATGCAACTGTAATATGCCCGCCAGCATCACAGGTAAATAGGATAATGTACGAGGCAACAGCAATCGTGACAATTGTTAATGAAACGGGTGGTCCTGTGGAAGGAGCTATTGTATATGGAGATTTCACTATTCCCAGCGGAATTCTATCTGTTTCAGGAGTGACAGACGGAAACGGAAAAGTAGAAATTAGTTCTGGAAATTACAAAGCCTCTACAGATGCAGTCACATTTACTGTAACTGACGTTACTCATTCAGACTACATCTATGAATCAGATATTGCTCAGTGA
- a CDS encoding S8 family serine peptidase translates to MKSTLTPMAVSAFILIAVIVMSAAAGQIFQKKVPVIICFQSSPDVVLVEEYGGDIKYQYHAIPAIAAVVPQNSIMSIKADSGVRYVELDSEVYIDEEPLLFYPDEKVPWGVCRIEADRVHDLCCGSGVKVALIDTGIDYMHPDLAGSYHGGYDFVNSDADPMDDKGHGTHVAGIIAAADDGIGVIGVSPGVELYALKVLDHQGTGWLSDINAAIDWAIDNDMDVISMSLGGSDNFTSMFELCQAAYDSGIVIVAAAGNSYGGNVSYPAAYDQVIAVSAISIVNSNTCFSSSGNEIELCAPGSSIYSTTLEGGYDHRSGTSMAAPHVSGAVALLLSVNSTLSPVEVRKILDATATDLGDEGKDGLYGYGLVNANTSLEAVLD, encoded by the coding sequence GTGAAAAGCACTTTAACTCCTATGGCGGTTAGTGCATTCATTCTTATTGCAGTGATCGTTATGTCGGCTGCAGCCGGACAGATATTTCAAAAAAAGGTACCTGTCATTATTTGCTTCCAAAGCAGCCCGGATGTTGTACTTGTGGAGGAATATGGGGGTGATATCAAATATCAGTACCATGCCATCCCTGCGATTGCAGCCGTTGTACCCCAGAACAGCATTATGTCTATAAAAGCCGATTCTGGTGTGAGATATGTGGAACTGGATTCTGAGGTATATATTGATGAAGAACCGCTGTTGTTCTATCCCGACGAAAAAGTTCCCTGGGGAGTGTGTAGGATCGAAGCTGATAGAGTGCATGATCTATGCTGTGGGTCTGGAGTAAAGGTTGCTCTTATTGACACTGGAATTGATTATATGCATCCTGACCTTGCAGGCAGCTATCATGGAGGCTATGATTTTGTGAACAGTGATGCAGACCCCATGGATGATAAAGGTCATGGGACCCATGTGGCTGGCATAATAGCCGCAGCAGATGATGGTATCGGTGTTATAGGTGTTTCTCCCGGCGTGGAACTCTATGCGCTGAAAGTTCTGGATCACCAGGGTACTGGATGGCTGTCTGACATAAATGCTGCTATAGACTGGGCAATTGATAATGATATGGATGTTATTTCCATGAGTCTGGGAGGGAGTGACAATTTCACGTCCATGTTTGAGCTATGTCAGGCTGCCTATGATTCAGGCATTGTTATCGTAGCAGCAGCAGGAAACAGCTACGGTGGCAACGTCAGCTATCCGGCAGCCTACGATCAGGTCATTGCTGTCTCGGCAATATCGATCGTTAATTCCAACACTTGTTTTTCAAGCAGTGGAAATGAGATCGAACTGTGTGCACCTGGTTCCAGCATCTATTCCACAACTCTGGAAGGGGGATATGATCACAGGAGTGGTACAAGCATGGCCGCTCCTCATGTTTCTGGGGCAGTTGCCCTTCTGCTCAGTGTTAACAGTACACTAAGCCCTGTAGAAGTACGCAAAATACTTGATGCAACAGCTACAGACCTTGGTGATGAGGGTAAGGATGGGCTTTATGGTTACGGGCTCGTTAATGCAAATACATCTTTGGAAGCGGTATTGGATTGA